A single window of [Clostridium] hylemonae DSM 15053 DNA harbors:
- a CDS encoding sensor histidine kinase, with product MNMHWFLWGILLTAMEIFLKYYLLERRLGSGKNGMKPIVGALIIFILMAVFRSMPVNSSFLLGINFLVTIGYAYATFGSGQIARIVWGCFAGLLPAITDTLAVLIAETFHYGDLSGMWSPGSVWFYITATSLMIEIIIVLTAANIKSYSTYSLTVRQLLFLVGMSAVSIIALNLQMEIVSTLANMLGTQKAQYEAVFVSLCFLIILTALIFLVYSLGKQSQKTIEKTLEARQEHLEKEYYRSNEVSVNALRGLRHDISTHMHVMKRLMDEGRTEELREYFDSVENQYRKSSALFLTEDTMLNALLTSKQMTAQNSHINMQLSYATKRRIPLSTADLCSLMGNMIDNAMDACKKVTDEKLRYIDISVGDRGEMIYIKVKNGSDGTYHIVDGELQTTKTGTGHGIGLKRIRSIAESAGGFFDINPRPDVFTAIVMLPSEQKEGDHRDQNRHN from the coding sequence ATGAATATGCATTGGTTTTTGTGGGGAATCCTTCTCACAGCTATGGAAATCTTTCTCAAGTATTATTTGCTGGAGAGACGGCTGGGAAGTGGTAAAAACGGGATGAAACCGATCGTGGGGGCGCTTATCATCTTTATCTTAATGGCCGTTTTCAGGAGTATGCCTGTAAATTCGTCTTTCCTGCTTGGTATAAACTTTCTGGTTACTATCGGATATGCGTACGCTACATTTGGCAGCGGACAGATCGCGCGCATTGTATGGGGCTGCTTTGCGGGCCTGCTCCCTGCCATTACTGACACTTTGGCAGTGCTTATCGCTGAGACCTTCCACTACGGGGATCTGTCCGGGATGTGGAGTCCCGGCAGTGTGTGGTTTTACATTACAGCTACTTCCCTTATGATCGAGATTATCATTGTGCTGACTGCGGCAAACATAAAGAGCTATAGTACATACAGTCTGACAGTACGCCAGCTTCTGTTTCTTGTGGGCATGTCTGCGGTTTCCATCATAGCGTTGAATCTGCAGATGGAAATAGTATCTACGCTGGCAAATATGCTGGGAACACAGAAAGCGCAATATGAGGCGGTTTTTGTAAGCCTCTGTTTTCTGATCATACTGACTGCTCTTATATTTCTTGTATATAGCCTTGGAAAGCAGTCTCAGAAAACGATCGAAAAAACATTGGAGGCCCGTCAGGAGCATCTGGAAAAAGAATATTACAGAAGTAACGAAGTCTCTGTTAATGCCCTGCGCGGCCTGCGGCATGATATTTCAACTCATATGCATGTCATGAAGCGCTTAATGGATGAAGGGCGGACAGAAGAACTGCGGGAATACTTTGACAGTGTTGAAAATCAGTACAGAAAGAGTAGTGCGCTGTTTCTGACAGAGGATACGATGCTCAACGCACTGCTGACAAGTAAGCAGATGACTGCACAGAACAGCCATATCAATATGCAGCTCAGTTATGCCACTAAAAGAAGGATTCCTTTATCAACGGCCGATCTTTGTTCTCTGATGGGAAATATGATAGACAACGCCATGGATGCCTGCAAAAAAGTGACGGATGAGAAGCTGCGGTATATTGACATATCTGTAGGCGACAGGGGAGAAATGATCTACATCAAGGTAAAAAACGGTTCAGACGGCACTTATCATATTGTGGACGGGGAATTACAGACGACTAAAACAGGTACCGGACATGGAATCGGATTAAAACGTATCAGGAGTATTGCGGAAAGCGCCGGAGGATTCTTTGATATAAATCCAAGGCCGGATGTGTTCACCGCAATTGTGATGCTGCCGTCTGAACAGAAGGAGGGAGACCACCGTGATCAGAATCGCCATAATTGA
- a CDS encoding LytR/AlgR family response regulator transcription factor codes for MIRIAIIEDEPIYCDELVCLLQECAGSKTMEINCFASGEEFLESGRTDNSYAAVFVDIELKGINGLELARIMRSTGYKNMLVFTTNYEQYVYDGYEVEAFRYLRKPVKKQDVQSCLDRVSRNMREAMLVFSFNRKKYSISYRDIIYISSYGHYLTIHTAEQDYKWKYLIKDLQPHLPEQFIRCHRSFVVNLDFMRKLDGKRLVLKNGGEIDVAGNYLPSVRKAITSTI; via the coding sequence GTGATCAGAATCGCCATAATTGAGGACGAGCCTATATATTGCGACGAGCTGGTGTGTCTGCTTCAGGAATGTGCCGGCAGTAAGACGATGGAAATCAACTGTTTTGCTTCCGGAGAGGAATTTCTGGAATCCGGCCGGACAGACAATTCTTATGCGGCTGTCTTTGTCGATATTGAACTAAAGGGGATAAACGGACTGGAACTGGCAAGAATCATGCGCAGTACCGGGTATAAGAATATGCTCGTGTTCACTACGAATTATGAACAGTACGTGTATGACGGGTACGAGGTGGAAGCCTTCCGTTATCTTAGAAAGCCGGTAAAAAAGCAGGATGTCCAGTCGTGCTTAGATCGTGTCAGCCGGAATATGCGTGAGGCGATGCTTGTATTTTCATTTAACAGAAAAAAATACAGTATCAGTTACCGTGATATTATCTATATATCCAGCTATGGGCATTACCTGACCATTCACACTGCAGAGCAGGATTATAAATGGAAATATCTGATCAAAGACTTACAGCCGCATTTGCCGGAACAGTTTATCCGCTGCCACCGATCCTTTGTTGTAAATCTGGATTTTATGCGTAAGCTGGACGGAAAGCGGCTGGTATTAAAAAATGGCGGGGAGATCGATGTGGCTGGAAATTATCTGCCCAGTGTGCGCAAAGCGATCACCAGTACGATCTGA
- a CDS encoding ABC transporter permease yields the protein MFIVFFILFTLVMTGITISNAAGKAADGLRNTLGGYFKLEEDPEYAGKREAITDTLAERIEKLDGIERSNKINTEYLYTPKLTLRAGRFSREGDIKAQMARFLGNSDSSLNEFFIRRSFCLTKGRHIGPGDVEKAVISESLADINELDIGDFIEGVLYTQDNSRVLGNYKWEVIGIFAENTVQESSGLTAECDLRDNFIFVDETSLMNVQTDESEENAGKYREAVFFLEDPARSDQVVKEVFRLDGVNWDSFCIKENNKAYEKAAAPLKKLRLQTEVLLLMIIGISIVLVTLLLFMWMRERLREVGILRSIGISKLSVIGQHMTETLLVVLAALVLTVPATHLLTDYAQKRIADTDVVVEDQKNELRQITDAPADSEETEEYVEITVSVGRKEFWFVVLYGLGLSAAAVGVSSIRIIRMKPRDIMAALE from the coding sequence TTGTTCATTGTATTTTTTATATTATTTACTTTAGTCATGACAGGTATCACCATAAGCAATGCGGCTGGGAAAGCGGCTGACGGACTGCGGAACACGCTCGGGGGCTACTTCAAATTAGAAGAAGATCCGGAATATGCGGGGAAACGCGAAGCTATAACCGACACCCTGGCAGAGCGCATTGAAAAGCTGGACGGTATTGAGCGCAGCAATAAAATCAATACTGAATACCTGTATACCCCAAAGCTGACTTTGCGTGCAGGACGGTTTTCCCGGGAGGGAGATATAAAAGCACAGATGGCGCGGTTTCTGGGAAATTCGGACAGCAGTCTGAATGAGTTTTTTATACGGCGGTCCTTTTGCCTGACAAAAGGCCGTCATATTGGCCCCGGCGATGTGGAGAAGGCCGTTATATCAGAAAGTCTTGCGGATATAAATGAACTGGACATCGGGGATTTTATAGAAGGGGTGCTTTATACCCAGGACAATTCAAGAGTTCTTGGAAACTACAAATGGGAAGTCATCGGAATCTTCGCGGAGAATACGGTACAGGAGAGCAGCGGGCTGACTGCGGAATGTGATCTTAGGGATAATTTTATCTTTGTAGATGAAACTTCCCTTATGAATGTACAGACAGATGAGAGTGAAGAAAATGCAGGAAAATACCGGGAAGCAGTTTTTTTTCTGGAGGACCCTGCACGATCAGATCAGGTTGTGAAAGAGGTTTTCCGATTAGATGGCGTCAACTGGGATTCATTTTGTATCAAGGAAAACAATAAGGCATACGAAAAAGCAGCGGCGCCTTTGAAAAAACTGAGGCTGCAGACAGAGGTCCTGCTTCTTATGATCATAGGAATCAGTATAGTGCTTGTAACGCTGCTTCTGTTTATGTGGATGAGGGAACGCCTCAGGGAAGTGGGAATTCTGCGCTCCATAGGCATTTCCAAATTATCGGTCATCGGACAGCACATGACGGAGACGCTGCTGGTCGTTCTGGCGGCACTTGTGCTGACAGTTCCGGCCACGCATCTGCTGACAGACTATGCGCAGAAAAGGATCGCAGATACGGATGTTGTTGTGGAGGACCAGAAAAACGAGCTCCGTCAAATAACGGATGCGCCGGCAGATTCTGAGGAGACAGAAGAATACGTAGAAATAACAGTCTCAGTCGGGAGAAAGGAATTCTGGTTCGTCGTCCTATATGGTCTGGGGCTCAGTGCTGCTGCAGTCGGGGTGTCATCTATCCGGATCATCCGTATGAAGCCCAGGGACATCATGGCGGCATTGGAGTAA
- a CDS encoding ABC transporter permease — protein MSLLKRAFLYVARKKTRSILLLLVTCVMSAFLLIGISIKSSADQAAKELRKSMGGSFIVKIDNNAPERCEAVTHESGYSYIRYKGPFITEEMLQSILAVEGVSGYTVNHNYMSLFVDLELFPGMYADMYKDIVENDYPDKDPPDRRADYQVAMNSTLLFGEKDSQMQEYFRSGALTLVSGRHLTKGDERQALISADMAKRNDLTIGDTFTVENKEGNVMISDDPVRSMGPPVELTVLGIFDVNFQQEISIFTTEDMIAHNYIFTDTDTYTQLREYRGIKEDSAYSELTFFVDDPQMSDRVLNKVRSLKNIEWDKYILKLDDSSYRASIKPLQRMSGFSAFLMTASVLGVLTVQYLILNMWTRGRRKEIGILLSIGIQKRMIRMQLILESVMICAAALMLALCIAGFASGHLGRLAERAAAPDAGGDAFTVEYDTGELAPDIDKVSASPVQLSYPVSPANIFAVAVLTLGVTVLSVFLASIQALKMKPKDILSSI, from the coding sequence ATGTCATTGCTGAAACGGGCATTTTTATATGTAGCAAGAAAAAAAACCAGGAGTATATTGCTGCTGCTTGTAACGTGCGTGATGTCAGCTTTTTTACTCATTGGGATCTCTATTAAGTCAAGTGCGGACCAGGCGGCAAAAGAGCTGCGCAAAAGCATGGGCGGCAGTTTTATCGTGAAGATCGATAATAATGCCCCCGAACGCTGCGAGGCAGTAACACATGAGAGCGGATATTCTTATATAAGATACAAAGGGCCGTTCATAACAGAGGAGATGCTGCAGAGCATTCTGGCTGTCGAAGGCGTCAGCGGATATACGGTCAATCATAATTATATGTCTCTGTTTGTTGATCTGGAATTATTTCCAGGCATGTATGCAGATATGTATAAGGATATTGTAGAGAACGATTACCCGGATAAGGATCCTCCTGACAGAAGAGCGGATTATCAGGTAGCCATGAACAGCACCCTGCTCTTTGGTGAAAAGGACAGTCAGATGCAGGAATATTTCCGGTCAGGTGCGCTTACCCTTGTTTCAGGGAGGCATCTTACAAAGGGAGATGAACGTCAGGCGCTTATCTCCGCGGATATGGCGAAAAGAAATGATCTGACGATCGGAGATACATTTACAGTTGAAAATAAAGAGGGAAATGTGATGATCAGTGATGACCCTGTGAGATCAATGGGGCCGCCGGTGGAACTGACCGTCCTCGGGATATTTGATGTTAATTTTCAGCAGGAAATATCTATTTTTACAACGGAGGATATGATCGCCCATAACTATATCTTTACAGACACAGATACCTATACGCAGCTTCGGGAATATCGGGGGATCAAAGAGGATTCTGCCTATAGTGAGCTGACGTTTTTTGTGGATGACCCGCAAATGTCGGACCGTGTTCTTAATAAAGTGCGGTCTCTAAAAAATATAGAGTGGGATAAATATATCCTGAAGCTGGATGATTCTTCCTACCGTGCGTCCATCAAACCATTACAGCGCATGAGCGGGTTTTCTGCCTTCCTGATGACGGCGTCTGTACTTGGCGTACTCACTGTTCAGTATCTTATATTGAATATGTGGACCAGGGGCAGAAGAAAAGAAATTGGCATCCTTCTTTCTATAGGGATCCAGAAAAGAATGATCAGGATGCAGCTCATACTGGAAAGCGTGATGATATGTGCGGCCGCTCTGATGCTCGCCCTATGCATTGCAGGCTTTGCGTCCGGACATTTGGGGCGTCTGGCAGAGCGCGCGGCAGCCCCGGATGCCGGGGGTGATGCATTTACGGTTGAATATGATACAGGGGAACTGGCGCCTGATATTGACAAGGTCTCAGCCAGCCCGGTTCAATTAAGTTATCCGGTGAGTCCGGCAAACATTTTTGCGGTCGCAGTGCTCACCTTAGGTGTAACCGTGCTGAGTGTTTTTCTTGCATCCATACAGGCCTTAAAAATGAAACCGAAAGATATTTTGTCATCCATATAG
- a CDS encoding ATP-binding cassette domain-containing protein: MSIIELRNVSYYYTPGRYILNHVNVSFAAGKMYVITGPSGCGKTTLLSLLGGLDTPKEGAVFYRDSEITGAGLEKHRRNNVSFVFQNYNLIEYMTSIENVRLTAKTDPLPILERLGLSAEESGRNILKLSGGQQQRVAIARALASQSEVILADEPTGNLDQETAVEITEILRESASEYKKCVIIVSHSEEVAHMAEEVYELSEGKLQKRRFC; encoded by the coding sequence ATGAGCATAATAGAATTAAGAAATGTCAGTTACTATTATACACCGGGCAGATACATACTGAACCATGTGAATGTCTCATTTGCTGCCGGGAAAATGTATGTCATAACAGGTCCGTCGGGCTGTGGAAAAACGACGCTTCTCTCTCTGCTCGGCGGGCTTGACACACCGAAAGAGGGGGCTGTTTTTTACAGGGACAGTGAGATTACCGGGGCTGGCCTTGAAAAGCACCGGAGGAACAATGTTTCGTTTGTCTTCCAAAACTATAATCTGATTGAGTACATGACTTCCATAGAAAATGTGCGTTTGACGGCAAAGACAGATCCTCTGCCCATACTGGAACGGCTGGGGTTAAGCGCAGAAGAATCCGGGCGAAATATATTAAAGCTTTCAGGGGGACAGCAGCAGAGGGTGGCGATCGCGCGGGCTCTTGCCTCACAGTCAGAGGTCATACTGGCAGATGAACCGACGGGCAATCTGGATCAGGAAACTGCTGTGGAGATCACAGAAATATTAAGGGAAAGCGCTTCTGAATATAAAAAATGTGTGATCATTGTCTCGCATTCAGAAGAAGTGGCTCATATGGCGGAGGAAGTATATGAACTGTCGGAGGGAAAATTGCAGAAAAGGCGTTTTTGTTGA
- the abc-f gene encoding ribosomal protection-like ABC-F family protein, translating to MSMINVTDLSFAYESSYDNIFEHVSFQIDTDWKLGFIGRNGRGKTTFLKLLLGKYEYDGTISASVEFEYFPYEVKDAGRMTVEIVQEMKPQAQVWEIMRELNLMEVAEDVLYREFDTLSHGERTKVMLAALFLGSGRFLLIDEPTNHLDTKARAEVAAYLNRKKGFILVSHDRHFLDACVDHILSINKMDIEVQKGNFTTWYTGKEARDRMEAAQNEKLRSEIKRLTKAARQSENWSDKVEKTKKGERVAGLRPDRGAIGHKAAKMMKRSKVLEKRQHMALEEKSKLLKNIDFAETLRLEPLAYHAHRLAELQDVAVRYGEREVCRGVSFEICRGDRICLSGRNGCGKSSILKLLLGEDIPHTGQMQTGSGIKISYVPQDTSHLRGTLKELASEYAIEESLFKMMLRKLDLERVQFEKDIADYSAGQKKKVLLAKSLCEQAHLYVWDEPLNYIDVLSRLQIEELIQNAGPTMIFVEHDEAFREKIATKVCQL from the coding sequence ATGTCAATGATCAATGTAACGGATCTCAGTTTTGCTTATGAGAGCAGCTATGACAATATATTTGAACATGTGTCTTTTCAGATAGACACAGACTGGAAACTTGGATTTATCGGCCGGAACGGGCGGGGAAAGACGACGTTCCTGAAGCTGCTGCTTGGGAAATACGAATATGATGGAACGATTTCCGCCAGTGTGGAATTTGAATATTTCCCATATGAGGTGAAAGATGCAGGCCGCATGACGGTGGAGATTGTACAGGAGATGAAGCCCCAGGCACAGGTGTGGGAGATCATGCGGGAACTGAATCTGATGGAAGTGGCAGAAGATGTGCTTTACAGGGAGTTTGACACACTCAGCCATGGCGAGCGCACGAAGGTGATGCTGGCGGCGCTGTTTCTTGGAAGCGGCCGGTTTCTGCTCATAGACGAGCCGACCAATCATCTTGACACGAAGGCAAGAGCAGAGGTGGCCGCATATCTTAACCGCAAGAAAGGGTTCATTCTTGTCTCCCATGACAGGCATTTCCTCGATGCGTGCGTGGATCATATTCTGTCCATCAATAAGATGGATATCGAGGTGCAGAAAGGTAATTTTACGACATGGTATACGGGTAAAGAGGCAAGAGACCGGATGGAGGCGGCGCAGAATGAGAAGTTGAGATCAGAGATCAAACGACTCACGAAGGCGGCCAGGCAGTCGGAGAACTGGTCGGATAAGGTTGAGAAGACCAAGAAAGGAGAGCGCGTGGCCGGACTCCGCCCGGACCGGGGCGCCATCGGCCATAAGGCAGCCAAGATGATGAAGCGCTCCAAAGTTCTGGAAAAAAGGCAGCATATGGCGCTGGAAGAAAAGTCAAAGCTTCTGAAAAATATTGACTTTGCAGAGACATTAAGACTGGAGCCTCTTGCGTACCACGCGCACCGGCTGGCAGAGCTTCAGGATGTCGCCGTCCGTTACGGAGAGCGGGAAGTGTGCCGCGGCGTATCCTTTGAGATCTGCCGCGGAGACAGAATCTGTCTGTCCGGGAGGAACGGGTGCGGTAAATCAAGTATCTTAAAGCTTCTGCTGGGGGAGGATATTCCCCATACCGGACAGATGCAGACCGGGAGCGGCATAAAAATATCGTATGTGCCGCAGGACACCTCCCATCTGAGAGGAACTCTGAAGGAACTGGCCTCAGAGTACGCAATAGAGGAGAGTCTGTTCAAGATGATGCTGCGCAAGCTGGATCTTGAACGGGTCCAGTTTGAAAAGGACATTGCCGACTACAGCGCCGGGCAGAAGAAAAAGGTACTGCTTGCCAAAAGTCTCTGCGAACAGGCGCATCTGTATGTCTGGGACGAACCACTTAATTATATCGATGTGCTGTCGAGGCTCCAGATCGAAGAGCTTATACAAAATGCTGGTCCGACAATGATATTTGTGGAACACGACGAGGCGTTCAGAGAAAAGATCGCCACGAAGGTCTGCCAGCTTTAA
- a CDS encoding MGMT family protein, with protein sequence MKEKNTFDKIYDVVGQIPEGKVASYGQIAELAGNRRWARVVGYALHVVPDSMHLPCHRVVTKEGRVSGAFLSGGVNRQARMLEEEGVEIEEDRVDMRKYQWSKRIF encoded by the coding sequence ATGAAAGAGAAAAATACGTTTGATAAAATCTACGATGTAGTCGGACAGATACCGGAGGGAAAGGTGGCATCTTACGGCCAGATAGCCGAGCTTGCAGGCAACCGGAGGTGGGCCCGGGTCGTCGGCTATGCGCTGCATGTCGTTCCAGACTCCATGCATCTGCCCTGCCACCGTGTCGTGACAAAGGAAGGACGCGTGTCCGGCGCATTTTTGTCGGGAGGAGTCAACCGGCAGGCCCGCATGCTTGAGGAGGAAGGGGTAGAGATTGAGGAAGACAGAGTGGACATGAGAAAATACCAGTGGAGTAAAAGAATATTCTAA
- a CDS encoding response regulator transcription factor, producing the protein MEYKILIADDEQGIIQLLKDYFEIQGYRVLEALNGAEVLEKLARKPDIILLDVSMPGIDGFEVCRRIRSHISCPILFLTARIEEQDRINGLKLGGDDYIMKPFSIEELGARVEAHLRREERKRLNGSVLMSDRLAIRYSERSVYYENDQVNLTKMEFDIVELLSMNPGQVFSKDQLYEKTRGYDGAGDSSIVTEHIRRIRTKLAEYTEKSYIETVWGVGYKWIG; encoded by the coding sequence ATGGAATATAAGATATTGATCGCAGACGATGAACAAGGGATCATACAATTACTGAAAGATTATTTTGAAATACAGGGTTACCGGGTGCTGGAAGCACTAAACGGGGCAGAGGTGCTGGAAAAGCTGGCGCGTAAGCCGGATATCATACTGCTTGATGTCAGCATGCCGGGAATCGACGGCTTTGAAGTGTGCAGAAGGATCCGTTCGCACATATCGTGTCCCATCCTTTTTCTGACCGCCAGGATAGAGGAACAGGACAGGATCAACGGACTTAAACTTGGCGGGGACGATTATATCATGAAGCCGTTTTCGATAGAAGAGCTGGGCGCAAGAGTGGAGGCCCATCTCCGCAGGGAAGAACGGAAACGTCTGAACGGTTCCGTGCTGATGTCAGACAGGCTGGCGATCCGCTACAGTGAGCGGAGTGTTTATTATGAAAACGATCAGGTAAATCTTACCAAAATGGAGTTTGATATCGTAGAGCTTTTATCCATGAATCCGGGCCAGGTATTCAGCAAAGACCAGCTGTACGAGAAGACAAGGGGATACGACGGAGCGGGAGACAGCAGCATCGTCACGGAGCATATCCGCCGGATCCGCACAAAGCTGGCAGAATATACAGAGAAATCATACATTGAGACTGTGTGGGGAGTGGGATATAAATGGATTGGATAG
- a CDS encoding HAMP domain-containing sensor histidine kinase, translating into MDWIEEKAEQLKTWIRDLTFRKAMLAYIAAAALISVILSAVTMTVCYRFESIIWNKYADMMQYNEVNGVPLWPDWSIAANWNIWAKDFAGFKGHDRQMMLMLDIIRVWCPFFYSFSGTVAAVFLFYRNRLKRPFGILKNGAEQIRQNNLDIHVTYDSEDEMGQLCRSFDMMRVEVIHNKEELWQRIEGQKKLNAAFAHDLRTPLTVLKGYSDFLARYIPQGKVSEQKMLDTLKLMSSHLDRLEQFSRTMKGIRSMEERPVNPEETGAASIYAEIREIIFALNQIKDIEITLDCAKEAQTGQRIYVDKNIVAEVFENLLSNAIRYAVCRITVSAEYDSAEGLFLLAVSDDGPGFTQEDLQKATLPYYREHGENEEHFGIGLHICALLCGKHGGTLSIANSMYGGAVVTASFNCLYNIYSES; encoded by the coding sequence ATGGATTGGATAGAAGAGAAGGCAGAACAACTGAAAACGTGGATACGCGATCTTACCTTTCGGAAAGCCATGCTTGCCTATATCGCTGCCGCCGCGCTCATTTCGGTCATACTGTCTGCCGTGACAATGACAGTATGCTACCGTTTTGAAAGTATCATCTGGAATAAGTACGCGGATATGATGCAGTACAACGAAGTAAACGGCGTTCCTTTATGGCCTGACTGGTCTATAGCTGCCAACTGGAACATCTGGGCAAAAGATTTCGCGGGCTTCAAAGGACATGACAGGCAGATGATGCTTATGTTGGATATCATACGCGTCTGGTGTCCGTTTTTCTACAGCTTTTCAGGAACGGTGGCAGCGGTTTTTCTCTTTTACAGAAATCGTTTGAAGCGTCCGTTTGGTATATTAAAAAATGGGGCGGAGCAGATCAGGCAAAATAATCTGGATATCCATGTTACTTACGACAGCGAGGATGAGATGGGACAGCTCTGCCGTTCTTTTGACATGATGCGGGTGGAGGTCATCCACAATAAGGAAGAGCTGTGGCAGAGGATCGAAGGCCAGAAGAAGCTCAATGCGGCGTTTGCACACGACTTGAGGACGCCGCTTACAGTGCTGAAAGGATATTCCGATTTCCTTGCCAGATATATACCCCAGGGTAAAGTGAGTGAACAGAAGATGCTCGATACACTGAAGCTCATGTCCTCCCATCTGGACAGGCTGGAACAGTTCAGCAGAACAATGAAAGGCATACGAAGTATGGAAGAACGTCCTGTGAATCCGGAAGAGACAGGCGCGGCGAGTATATACGCTGAGATCAGGGAGATCATTTTTGCGCTGAATCAGATAAAAGATATCGAGATCACCCTGGACTGCGCAAAAGAGGCGCAGACAGGGCAGAGGATATATGTTGATAAAAATATTGTGGCGGAGGTTTTTGAAAATCTTTTGTCCAATGCCATCCGTTATGCGGTATGCAGAATTACCGTATCGGCGGAATATGACAGTGCAGAAGGGCTATTTCTGCTGGCGGTGTCAGACGACGGGCCGGGATTTACGCAAGAGGATCTGCAGAAAGCAACCTTGCCCTATTACAGGGAGCACGGGGAAAATGAGGAGCATTTTGGTATAGGGCTTCACATCTGCGCGCTCCTGTGCGGGAAGCACGGCGGTACTTTGAGCATAGCAAACAGCATGTACGGCGGTGCTGTAGTCACGGCTTCTTTCAATTGTCTTTATAATATATACAGCGAATCTTAA
- a CDS encoding ABC transporter ATP-binding protein: protein MTTEIEIRHLNQFYGKKQALKNVDLTIDKGMFGLLGRNGAGKTTLMKVLATLLPKSEGEINICGVPVEHAAAVRSMTGYLPQEFSMYPNMTVYEAMDYLGVLSGLSKGERKKKILGLLKRVNLQDDRKKKVKALSGGMKRRLGIAQAILHDPKVLIVDEPTAGLDPEERVRFRNLLCEIAEERIVILSTHIVGDIEATCEQVAVLNKGEIIYRGSVAELTAMADGKVYSAEISRNELTELKSKYIVTSMLTLGNNVIVRFLADKTPFPSARLAEAGVEDAYMYLMRGERGEE, encoded by the coding sequence ATGACTACAGAAATTGAGATACGCCATCTGAACCAGTTCTACGGAAAGAAGCAGGCGTTAAAAAATGTGGATCTTACAATTGATAAAGGAATGTTCGGCCTGCTTGGCAGAAATGGCGCCGGAAAGACTACACTGATGAAGGTGCTGGCAACATTGCTGCCAAAGTCAGAAGGGGAGATAAACATATGCGGCGTACCGGTGGAGCATGCGGCCGCAGTCCGGAGCATGACAGGATATCTTCCGCAGGAATTTTCCATGTACCCGAATATGACCGTATATGAAGCAATGGATTATCTCGGGGTGTTGTCAGGATTGAGCAAAGGGGAGCGGAAAAAGAAGATACTGGGGCTGCTGAAAAGGGTCAATCTTCAGGACGACCGGAAGAAAAAGGTGAAAGCATTGTCGGGCGGGATGAAACGCCGGCTTGGAATTGCGCAGGCGATCCTGCACGATCCGAAGGTACTCATTGTGGATGAGCCGACGGCAGGGCTGGACCCGGAGGAGCGTGTGCGCTTCCGCAATCTGCTCTGTGAGATCGCAGAGGAGAGGATCGTTATACTTTCTACTCACATCGTAGGGGACATTGAGGCTACATGTGAACAGGTGGCGGTGCTGAATAAAGGGGAGATTATTTACCGCGGCTCTGTGGCAGAGCTGACTGCAATGGCGGACGGCAAGGTGTATTCCGCGGAAATCAGCAGGAATGAACTGACAGAGCTTAAGAGTAAGTATATTGTCACAAGTATGCTGACGCTTGGCAATAACGTTATCGTCCGTTTTCTGGCAGATAAAACTCCATTTCCGTCAGCCAGACTTGCGGAGGCAGGAGTGGAAGATGCATATATGTATCTGATGCGCGGCGAGAGGGGGGAGGAATAA